In Syntrophaceae bacterium, the sequence TTGGGCGGATTGTTTAAGTATTTACGTCATTGGCAGTCCGAAGATGGTAGCATTCGAGGTACTTCTTCCTATTAGCTATATACTCCTCCTATCCATCGTTATATCGATGTTTAAACTATTCACCCCTATCTTTATTTCAATCTTTACAATGTTTATATTCGGACTTTGCATTTTTTTAAAATATCATGGCATTTCTATCTATAATTTAAGCTTTATTAGTTTTGGTCTTATCGGTATGGCTGTTGGATTTATACCTCTTTTGCATATTAATCAATTGTCAAAAAGGTGGACATTTTTATTCTTATTATTGGTGCTTTACGGTTTTATTTATTGGGGCGGGGGAGATTATTACCATATGCAAATTCTATCGGCACTAATAAGTATTCTAATCTTTTATGTAATAGGTTGTAAAACAAATGCAAAGTATAGTATCGCAAAGTTGATAATATTGCTTGGGCAATATTCACTATTTAGTTACATTATTCAAATTCTATATATAAGGTTGTTTGTGTCATTGACAGCCACTCAAACAGCTAAGTTAAATATGGCAATAACAATCATTATAGTGACTATTGTCATGTCAGCAACAGTAATTATATTAGAATATGCTCGAGAGCAATCTAGAGTAATAAATCGCATTTATAAAGTCGTATTTGCTTAGAGATAAATATCAATCTTATAATTGAAGACTATTATGAGCAAGGGAAGAAGAAAAAAAAATGAAAGTCATATCTCTGTTTGCATTTGTACATATAAGCGTCCTGAAATGTTAAGTCATGCTTTAGAAGGTATATTGAAACAAGTTGTTGATGATGGATTTACGTATGAAATTGTCATTGTGGATAATGATCGCACTCGGTCTGCGGAACCTGTTGTTCTCCAACATCAAAACAAATCAGTCATACCAATCATGTACTCGTGTGAAACGGAGCAAAACATCGCTCTCGCGAGAAACAGGGCGATTAGATTATCTACGGGAAACCTCATTGCCTTCATAGACGATGATGAATGCCCGGTAAAGGAATGGCTTGCACGGCTATACAATGCCAAAATGGATTATAAAGCAGATGGTGCCCTTGGTCCTGTGTTGCCCGAATTTCCTCCCGAGTCACCACGATGGCTAAGGGAAGGAAACATTTTTAACAGAAGGCGGTTTTTGACGGGAACGAAACTGACTGTTCGCGATACACGTACTGGAAACGTATTGCTCTCTCGTTCAATGTTTCCAGAAAATGAAATATGGTTTGATCCGGCTTTTGGTCTGACAGGTGGAGAAGATGTAGATTTTTTTAGACGGCAAATTTCGTTGGGCCGTATATTTGTGTGGTGCGACGAAGCGGAAGCTTATGAAACGGTAACGGCGGATAGGTGCAAAAGTTCATTCCATCTTAAGAAATATTTCAAGATAGGTGCACTGAATGGAGAGAATCTCCGTAAAGATGGTTTTTCGGGATTCATTGGTTTTTTTAAATGCATTCTTTCTGTGCTTGTCTGGTCAATATCGTTCATAGCGTTATTACCGCTTGGAAAGCATCGATGGATATCACCAATCCTTAAGCTTTCGTATTCATCGAGTTGCGTTCTGTCTTATTGCGGGATACAATTAGAGAAAAACAGGTACTGAATTTGACGTTGTCCGTGTTAATGGGGATGTTACACAGTACCCCTATCATTATAGGCTTTAAATATGCGATGACGTAATGGCACAATAGAATGAATAGAAATTTTCGATGGTCTCATTAAAGGAGATATTCAGCATATGAATTCATGCACAAGATGCTTATTGAAAACAGAAGTGCCTGGCGTACTTGTCGATGAAAAGGGGATCTGTTCTGTCTGCCGGGACTACGATAAGAATTGGGGCGATTGGGAAAGCAAAAAAGAAGATAAACTAAAAGAACTTGAAGGCATTCTAAATAGAGCAAAAGCAAGAAATCAGATGTATGATGTTCTCGTGCCAATATCGGGGGGGAAAGACAGCATTTACGTTCTTTATTTATGCAAGAAACGTTTCAATCTCAAGTGCCTTGCTGTAACATGGGATAATGGGTTTCTGACAGATCATGCAAGAGTCAACATAAAAAATGCCTGCGATGTGCTTGGCGTTGACCATTTATATTATGGTTTGAGTAAACCGCTACTGATGAAGCTTTATAGACATTTTTTCTTGAATACTGGTTTTCTCTGTCCCGTGTGCATGAAAGGCATTGGCACCACCATTTTCAGGACCCAGATTGCTTTCAATATTCCTCTTGCCATAACGGGTACATCAAGACGCTCAGAGGAATATGTCAATCCGGCATATTTCCTCGATGGGAGCTACAGTTTTTTAGAGAATGTTTTAGAGAATACCCCTCTATTGAAAGAAGCCGAAGTCTTAATGCAGCCAATGGGGTTATTCAAGTCACCGCCTGCTATCAAATTACCCGATTATATGGATTGGGATTATGATTTGATTTATAAAACGATTACAAGCAAGTTGGGATGGACAGCGCACAGTCCTGACGCAGAGCATTCGGATTGTAAAGTCGACAATATCATTCACTATATAAGATACCGAAAGTTTCCGGCGTTGATTCCTGAGATGCTTCGTTTCAGTAAACTTGTAACTTGTGGTCAGTTGGACAGGCAGGAAGCGGAAAAGCGTCTTGCCGAAAAAAGGGAATCTTTGAAAGAACCGTCCAATATGGATTTTTTCTTGAATGCTTTAGATATCAGCAGGGATGATTTCGAAGGGGTAGTAACTGATCCGATGAAGCACATGAAATACAGGAAGGAGCGAAGCAGAGTAGTACGCAGGCTTAAAACATTGAAAAAAAAATTCTATCCCTGATTGTTTGCTTATCAGATGAGTTAATAAATAGCAGGAAGAAAAGCTTCTTGTAATATTCATAAATGATTGAAAGCAGGGGAACTGGGGCTGTGGAAGAAACCTTCATACGAGGGATTTTCAATCGGGTTCTTCACCTGATGGCACGGAATTGTCCCGGCGCTTCCACTCTGAGACCGTTTCTGCATAAACTTCGCGGTGTAAAGATTTATGGCAATGTATTTATAGGAGATGATGTTTACTTGGAAAATGCACATCCGGATTGCATTGAAATACACGATGGTGCTCAAATTGCTTTAAGAACAAATATCATTGCCCACTTTAGAGGAACTGGCAAAGTAATTATTGGGAAAAACGTGTGGATTGGCATGAGTTGTAACATTGCTTCAATACCAGGTCAGATTTTAAATATCGGCGAGGGAGCTGTTGTGGGTATGGGATCAACTGTAACAAGGGATGTTCCTCCCTTCACATTTGTAATGGGTTCTCCGGCAAAACCTAAATATAGAGTAACTATTCCGATGACTTTAGAAACAAGTTTTGAAGACTGGAAAAATGGACTAATTCCCATCAAAGAGGAGTGAGGAAAAATGCCTGATCAAGCATACCATGCATCAGTCATAATTGATGACCCGCTCTTGAGGGAAAACTATGGTTTCTTGAACTTCAGGAAGTTGCTCGAACTGATGGATAAACATAATTTTTTCACGTCGATTGCGTTTATTCCGTTCAACTATAAAAGAACAGACGAAAAAATTGCCTATTTGTTTAGAAACAGACCCGATAGGTTCTGTTTGTGTGTTCATGGATGCGATCACGAAAAAGGAGAGTTCGGGAATAAGGATTCGAATTATTTGGACATGAAAGTGACATTGGCCACTGCGAGAATGATTGAACATGAAAGGAGAACAGGTATACCATTTGAAAGAGTCATGGTATTTCCCCAAGGAATATTCTCGAATGCAGCATTGGAAGTGTTGGCGAAAAACGGGTATTGGGCGGCTGTGAACACAGAGCCTTTACCGGTGGATGGTTCATTGTCCTCAAGCTTTCCATTTTTCTTACGGTACAAACCTGAAGATGTTGCAGATGTGATTTGTGATCCCATATTCATTGTGCTCCATCACGATTATTTTAAAAATGGCTATGAAAAACTGGGTGTTTTGGTTGATGAACTGAAATCACGTATCTCAACAATAAAATGGGATAGCGTCGGGAATATTGTACGATCTATTGTGACAACAAACCCGGCTACATTAAATCCAGCTGGTGTCGATCTGAGCGGTAGAGAATATTTTGGCTATAAAGAGATTATAAAAAAATCTGCAAGAAGATATGCATCTGAATTCAGGGATAATTATGTTTGTAAGAACGATTATCTGCTTAATATTGTAAAAAAAGTCAGAATTATGATTTCAAACTGAAGGCAGATCCAAAGAGGCATGTTTACGACAGTTGAAAAGTTCAATCTTATAACATGGGCATTTCTCCTTCTTTCCTCGGCTATTTTAATTTTTACCTGCTTTCAATGGTTCAGAAAGAAGAGGATACCTCTTTTTAATAAACTGGCTATTATCGTCGTCTTTATAGGAACGGTAGCTATTGCCGATGCCTATTGGATCGAGCCGAACTGGCTTCAGACTGAACAGGTCGTGATCCACGACCCGGAGTTGGCCCAGGTTTTGGAAGGAGTGCGGGTTGTTCAGATTTCTGATATCCATCTTCAGGGCGGAATTGGATACCGTGAAAGAGACCTGATTGCCAAGGTCAATGCGTTGAAGCCGGACCTCCTTTTCATTACCGGCGACTTTTTCAGTGACAAGCAGAAGAGTGAAATGGCGATAGAAGTGTCGGCGCTTACAGAATTGATTCGCAGCTTTAGAACAACAACGGGTATCTTCGGAGTTACTGGAAATTATGATTACCCTCTGAACAATCCAGCAATTATGAGCGAATTCAGAGCTGCCGGGATCGACATCCTCATCAATGAAAACCGGGCGCTGAGTTTGCCCAATAATAAGATCCTGTATATCGCGGGATTCCATTATGCATGGAACAGGCGACCCAAATCAAAGACGTTCAGCGGTATCCCGTTGGGTGCGCCGATTGTTTTGCTGGCCCATGAGCCCGACCATTTCGGCGAGACCATCGGAGCGCAGGTGAATCTCCTTTTGGTCGGCCACACACATGGTGGGCAGATCCGAATCCCCTTCCTGACCGAGAGATCCAAATCAGCCCAAAAGTCAGCCTTTATGAGCGGGCTCTATGATAAAGGCAAAACAAAGATGTATGTAAATCGGGGGATCGGGACCACAAGAGTCCCGGTCCGCTTTTTCTGCCGTCCCGAAATCACAGTCCTCACGGTAACAAAATAAGGGACAGGATTTCCCCAAGGGACAGTTTCGCAAATACACATAACAGGGGCAGCCCCCCGAAAATATTACGCCACGGAGGAGAACAAACATGATGAACATCCCATTCGTCGATCTGAAAAGCCAGTACAACAGCATCAAGGAAGAAATCGATCAGGCAATCACCGCCGTAATTTCAAAGACGGCATTTGTCGGCGGTCCCTTTCTGCAAAGTTTCGAGGAGGCCTTTGCAAAGTTCTGCAACGTGAAAAACGGCATTGGCGTCGCGAACGGAACGGACGCTCTTTATATAGCCCTGCGAACCTTGGGCATTGGGAAAGGTGACGAGGTCATCACCGTGGCGAACAGCTTTATCGCCACATCGGAGGCCATCACGGCGGCTGGGGCGAAAGTCGTCTTTGTGGATATCAACCCGAAGACCTACAATATCGACACGAACAAGATCGAAGAGAAGATCACACCCAAAACCAAGGCCATCATTCCCGTTCACCTTTATGGCCAGCCGGCGGACATGGATCCTATCCTGGACTTGGCCAAGAAATACAATCTCAAGGTAGTTGAAGATGCGGCGCAGGCGCACGGC encodes:
- a CDS encoding glycosyltransferase family 2 protein; this encodes MSKGRRKKNESHISVCICTYKRPEMLSHALEGILKQVVDDGFTYEIVIVDNDRTRSAEPVVLQHQNKSVIPIMYSCETEQNIALARNRAIRLSTGNLIAFIDDDECPVKEWLARLYNAKMDYKADGALGPVLPEFPPESPRWLREGNIFNRRRFLTGTKLTVRDTRTGNVLLSRSMFPENEIWFDPAFGLTGGEDVDFFRRQISLGRIFVWCDEAEAYETVTADRCKSSFHLKKYFKIGALNGENLRKDGFSGFIGFFKCILSVLVWSISFIALLPLGKHRWISPILKLSYSSSCVLSYCGIQLEKNRY
- a CDS encoding acyltransferase; translated protein: MEETFIRGIFNRVLHLMARNCPGASTLRPFLHKLRGVKIYGNVFIGDDVYLENAHPDCIEIHDGAQIALRTNIIAHFRGTGKVIIGKNVWIGMSCNIASIPGQILNIGEGAVVGMGSTVTRDVPPFTFVMGSPAKPKYRVTIPMTLETSFEDWKNGLIPIKEE
- a CDS encoding metallophosphoesterase, coding for MFTTVEKFNLITWAFLLLSSAILIFTCFQWFRKKRIPLFNKLAIIVVFIGTVAIADAYWIEPNWLQTEQVVIHDPELAQVLEGVRVVQISDIHLQGGIGYRERDLIAKVNALKPDLLFITGDFFSDKQKSEMAIEVSALTELIRSFRTTTGIFGVTGNYDYPLNNPAIMSEFRAAGIDILINENRALSLPNNKILYIAGFHYAWNRRPKSKTFSGIPLGAPIVLLAHEPDHFGETIGAQVNLLLVGHTHGGQIRIPFLTERSKSAQKSAFMSGLYDKGKTKMYVNRGIGTTRVPVRFFCRPEITVLTVTK